In Pyrus communis chromosome 15, drPyrComm1.1, whole genome shotgun sequence, the genomic stretch TGAAAAAATTAGGGTATTTCGAAACCCTGTCCCTAAAATCTTCAGGAATTCCGAAAATCGACCTGCAATGGTAGATTTTACTCAAAGGGATACGCTTGTTGGTGGATATCATGAGCAATTTACGAACCTTGTTGACTCGGTCCGATTCCATTGAGTCCATTATGACTCGCTCCTCTTCGAGCAGAGCTTCCATGAGGTCGGTGAATCCGATCCACATTTTGTTGTCATCGTGGCGGTAGGTTTGGAAGATGAGGGGGTGGCGCTGGAGGGATCGGGCGACTTTTCGGCCGCGAGGGAAGCCGAGTTCGCGGTAGAGCTTGCCGGCATCATCGAGGCGGAGGACGCGGTGGGGCTGCTTGGAGAGGAAGTCTTTCGATTTGGTGAGGAATCGGAAGTAAGCGTCGCGCTCGACAATGTGTTCGAAGTGGGGGATGAGGTTGGGCTGAGTCTGGACGAGCTTGGTTCGGGGGCTTTCGTCCTTCTTGCGcttttttctgaatttttttggggttttggtgaTGAGAAAGGAGGTGGAGAACGGTGAGGTTTGACGGAGAAGGAGgagagggaggagggagggCGGCGAGTGGTTAGTGTTTGGGAGGGGAggtgagggtttagggtttggggttTTGGAAATGAGGAGGCGCCAAAACGCCATGGATGCTTTACCAGCTCAACTGAGAATCCGAGACTTAAATCTTGTGGGCAAAATGCAAATTAGCAACTCCATTGGTTTTCCTAAATCTTCcctaaaatttagaatttaaatAAACTTAAGAAACTTCAATATCGATTCCTCCATAATCCATATTCAACGTAGTTTGAATCTAATGAGTTATTTGATTCAATTCATCACCAAACGAGGCCAATAGGTATAACTTAACTCCAAATTTGAAATCTCTCTATAATTTTAAGCAAATTAGATTGTATAGATAGAACTCCCAAAATCAAATTGCATTGTTCTTTACCCAGTTTTCAATGGAAAATAAGGACGAGATTTATTTCAGGAAGGTGGTCGTGATCTTCACAGAAAttatagtaaaaataaataatatgggTCTTTTAAGTTTTGACACTTGATTGAGAAATATATAGATCTCAAAGTTTTTCGATCAGATATTTGAATTTGAGACTTCTTCCAATATCAGAAAAGAAAGATGCCACTAAATGAAGAACTAATGCCAGTTGCCACTTCTCAGAGATCAAACACGAAATGTGATTGTATCAAACACATGTAAATAATGTAGCCAGATTCGTGATTTGTAAGCTTGGGAATGTAATTAAATCCACCATTGAGGCTGAGGGTGCTTGACATAAATGCGTTGACAAGCATGTTTTATACACTATAACAAACTGACTGCATTTGTTTATGCTGTGATGATCTTCACAATCTTAATCATGTGGTTCTGTATAGTAACAACGAGAAATTACATGGAAGATTAAAAATATAATCtacactcctctctctctctctctctctcactttgcTCCGGACCTCAATACCATAAATAATTACATTACCCTATGTCCTATGGCGGCCTTACGACCGGCTCCATAGGCGTCGTATTGTTTCTTTGGTTTCGTCTGTCCTAAAATCTTGGTTCCCTCTCCTTTCAATGGCAGAGCTTTATGATGATTGAGTAAAATAAGTAAATGAATATGAATCGAGTGATATTACCACCGTGTATCTCAGGCTCCCCTTTGGAAACTGCTTTATTAGTTTGCTTGCTTCTTGAAGAAAGGCTTTTGGCAGATGAGGAGCTTTTCACCGCTGTTGCTTTCGATTTCCACCACGCGTGCCTCCCATTTCAGCCCTGTCGTGAGAGCTCTTGCTGATTCGATGAGAGCAGTGTTGTCGTGGAATATCACCCAACCCTGTAAACAATCACTAATATCAGAAGAGTTCAAAATACAAACATAACGAAGCAAACAAAAAGCCATCCTAAATAGCAACTGTAAGTGGTCTATTGTGTTTTGGTGGAACTCGAGTTAACTTTGTTGTTAATTTCTACCTTGACGGTATGAGAAACTGTACAAAACAAGACAAAATTGTGTATGCCAGTTGCATCCTGACATGTAAACAGATATATACACATCTATAAGAACTGATGTGCGACTGTCCTAGAAAATCTTAAAAGTTATTCCATTCTTTAGGTTAAAGGCAAACTACCCGTACGGAAAATAAACCACGCATGATTAGAAGAAGCACAAAACCAACAGCCATTATTTTTTTGCAAGAGATAAAACCAACCACCATTATCGGTACCACCAAACCAAATAAAACTTTCATTGTTAATCTGAAGTATTATAGCTCCACAGATCCATATATGCAGTTTCTCTTTTGGATGTAACAAATCACCCACAAAACTTACATCTTGTTTAAATTGGAAACCTATGAATAATATGACTGACAAACTTTGCATAGCAATGAATTCAATCTCGAGTGCGAAAAGccatagggaattgttattggcaatCAAAAATTCTCATTGTGCACTCCAAACTATCTATCTTTAGAAAGAAATATACACATGTGAGGAGAGCACAAGGAGATTTTTGGAGCGCCAACAACAGTTCCGAAATTATATGCTCTCTAATCTTGCATGATAATCAACATCCAGAAATGATGGTGCATGTGACATGTCTGACGAGTTCTTCTGCCTCACCAAAACTATTATGGAATATAAGGACTGGTAAAATAACCGTAGTAGATGAAATGTGATGAGAATTATTAAAGATGGGTACCTCTGGACGAAGTAATCGATCAATCTCTGTGAATAGATCAAGAATGGTACATCTGCGCTGATGATCACTTTCAAGGGAAAGAAGTCCTGCTGCATGCACCATATCATAAGTTCTTGGGTATGTTGGAAAGGGTTCACACCTGGAAACAGATAAAAATTcttgttaaaacaaaaacctACAAAGGAACAACGATGTAGCATTTACAACAAGTACAAATGACGATATGAGTCCAGCTTCCAGACTCCAGAACATGATGTAAAACATGCTGGAGGCAAATCAACTTTTCAACCATTCAAATACCATGATAATACCACTTTTATGTCAAATTCAATCCACTGGGCTCAGTAATTCAACAGTTACAAATGTCCTCTCACAAACCAATAGTATGATGACATCCCTCAGTATgcactgcttttttttttttttttccagataaCTCCGAAGTTACAAAAGTATTTTAATGCTGAATTATTTCCCCCATCAAGAATTTACCCATCAAACCTGTGTAAAGTCAGCATAATACAAAGTGCTAGAAGTCttttttatgaaagaaaattccTGTTTGGTTTTACGCCACTGATTAACAAAAAGGAAGGATCACTAAGCTGCCTACTAAACATCCAGTACAGAAAAATCCCTGGTAAGTAATCTATGTTATATCCTATCCATGTGATAGTAAACTGGAGGGCTCCAAGTTAAACATCATGCTTAAGAGTAATTGTGAGGAAATTTGGTCTTTTGCAACAAGACTTCAGATCGCAAGCAATTCTATCTAAGCCGAGATGTGGTCTTTTGCAGATGAAATTTGGTTAAGAGGTTCCAAGTTAAACATCAAGCTTAAGAGTAATTGTGAGGAAAAAgatgtgagaaaaaaaaaaaaaaaaaaaaaagtagcttTACCAATCATGCAGAACACCAACAAAACCCCTGTCTAGGATCAAGGGCAGATAATTGGGTCCATTTGTTGGGACCACATTCATGACCCATGCGGACTTTCCAGCTTCCAATAATGCAGAATTAAAACCACCAAAATGAGCATTCATGTCTAGTACGTTTCTAAGCATATTATAGGGCGGTGAAGGATCTTCATCACCAGGTCTCTTTGGATGATCTGAGAATATCAATGGTGACAGAAGAGACCAATAATTCCGTACTGCCATTTTCCACGTCTCAGCATCCTCAGTGAGTTCTTCTGGATGTAATCCTGCATGAAAATTTCAATACACATGAATTATATGATTTTCACGAAAACAAATTAGCAGACAATAGACTAGTTAGTGGCTGAGCAATGCATTTGTTTTCTCTACAAAATAGGCTATATCAAGAACATAACAAGTACCATATATGGCAAGTTCACTCTTGTTCGGATTAGCCCTAGAAGGCCAGGTTTTCCTCTCTTCAATAGGAATCCATCTGCGGCTTTGAGTTCCACTAATACAGGCTTGGAGTGGTCGATAATATGGAGATTCAACATCATGACCTTTGCTGCATATAGAGGGACCTGAACCTGGTTTCCTGAAGAAATAAGTAGATTGTACTACATATCAGTTTTGGCTCTTATTCTTGCGCACTAAAAGACCAAACACTTATGATCCCACATTCAAAAGAAAATCCATGTTAGTTTCCTTACCGTGAACTATAACAATTCCTTTTACTAGTCTTTTTCCATACAACTGTTTCATCTTGCTGCGATAACATCTCCCAGCATAGATTTTCTGCAAAATCACGTACAAGGTTCCACCTTTTCTGATTCACTTTGTTACGACGAAATGTCTCGGCATTGGTAATAGGTGATGTCCAGACAAAGTATCCACCAGGTTTCAAAACTCTATCAACCTCAATCAAGAGGATCCCATCTGTAGCACATAACATAATTGTACATATGATTAATATACGGTAAACATGTACCCATCCAGATCAAGAAATTCAGAGTGAATACCAAGGTGCTCAAACTCACAGTCCAGATTCTGAGATTATACAAGCAAAGGTTTGGGCATCACATCAACTTGTTTTTACTGAAGACTTTTCTCCTATTAGTATATTAATGGTTGAATGTGATGTTTTCAGCAATCCCACTTCTCAACAAAATTGCAAATCCAAAAACTTTATGTCTAATTATATTTCTGAAAACTCTTTAATACAGAAAGAATTCTATTACAGAAAACAAGAACATAATGTAGACTGAACATTTAAAATATATGCACTTCATGGAGTACAATTAGAAGCAGTAGGTTATTAGTGTTGGTTAAAAGGTATGGTGTATGCAGGCACAGAAAGAAAACACTTGTTAAAGAGGAGGAGCATTACCTTGTTGGTCCCAATCAATGCCACACCATGCACAATGCAACATATCAAAAGAGAGAGATGGATAAGGCAACTGTTTCAAAATAAAAGAACCAATCATTGCAGGAAGACCCCTTTCAAGAGTCAGCTGAACTTGGCTTCCTGAAGCCTCATAGTTTGCAATGCACATAGTTAGGATCTGACTGGAAAAGAGATGTGCTCCGAAACTACCATAACCACATCCTATATCCAAGATGGTTCTCACCTGCAGAATTAATGTTGACAGTTTCATTCACCAATTCAAACATAAAAGCAGAGATTTAAATTCAGTGCAACCACCACACATCTTGACAATATGTACATAGACACAAGCGTCTACATACCATAAGTCCATAAGGCACATAACTGTGTTGCAGTGCATCCCAGAGAAAATACACTACAAGTGATCATAATATGACAACAGCATGCTCTATTTGTCTTTGACATAATCAGATCCATATATAAGATTTTCTGTAACGATCAATCATGAATCAGAAACCAATGGATATGACATGTACCCTTCTAGGTGGTACGTATGGGTTCATATGAACACGTATAATGGAACCAAAGCTAAAAAAGCAACTTGGTAGGATACCCTAAGGAGTTATAAAGTATTTGCAGTCTCTTTTGGAGTTAGCAATGTTAAACGTAAACACGCTTAAAACAGTTTGAACTGGTTATTACCTGAGCTGCAATTTTCATGCCAATGGTGATGTTTGATGTATTAACCCACATGTAAATTCCAACTACCACATAAAAAAAGGATGCTGAATCATTTCGTAAACTGAATATTCTGGACCAGGGGTTAGGCTAGGACCCCTTCTCGTTCAATATGATTAACATCATTAAAATAAAGATGTTAACCACTTGGCCTAAATTCTACATAATATTCCTAACCCCTTCTTGTTTAAGATGATTATGTGCATTAAAATAAAGATGTTAACTGGCTTAACTAAACTTCTACCTAAATATAAGTGAAATAAACTACACGAAAGGAATCAATCAAGAGAAAGGAACAGGATAACAAATGATTCCATTGTTATGTGGGGTCAGTTCCAACAACTAATACACAAAAATTCCAATCCACTTACCCCAGCTTGTATGAAACTGGATTCATTTCTCAGTCCTATCATTTCTGCAATTTGGTGTGAGTAGTCTTCAACACCATCAAACATCAAGGAGGCTGAACGGAATGAAATTTGCTCTTCTTCCAACATCATCATCCTGTAAGCATATGGAAACTCAAAATTAATGCAAGACCAGGACAGGTTAATAGAATTAGAGCAAAGTTCGCTTACAAGACAAATCCCAGCTCACCTCTTCGTCAAGCTTCCTGAAGAAAGTACCTCCTGCGCTGTTATTTTCACATTCCCCACCCAGATGACATCTCTACCAGTAGGCCACCTAAGAGGAATCTTATAATTCACAGGTGGAAGAACTAAACAATTTTGCCTCATCCCATTCTCACAATGCCGGTCATACTCGTTGCCATCAGCAAGACCTAAGGCAAGATTCTCCGAAACATTGAAGCATGGAACATTATTTTCGTTCTCCTGAGGACAAAACTCCAAGTCTCTCAACCTTGAAGAACCAAGAGAAAGCTCTCCGATATGCCACAGGTCAGAAACAAGTTGTTGTTGGAGTCGCCGGTATCCATGGTATATGTGACCTCTTGAAGTTGTTGAGATGGCGAGTGTCCACCAAAAGGATCCGGAAAGAGCTAGAATAACaatcaaaactaaacttaactTCAACAGTAGCAGTGCTAACTTGTGCCGACTTCTGGGAGTACCAGCCATGAAGGGATCAGATGTAAAGCCATTTTCGGTATTTCCATGTTTGGAAGGAGAATTGTCCGGAAAAAGTACTCGAATGGGAAATTTAAATGCAAAACTATTGTTATCCGAAGAAGCTCTTCTGTCCAAATCTTCTTTATCTGTTTTATCTTTCATTTGGGAGTCAAAAAAATCTTTGCTACTGCCAGACATCCGCGGCCCAGACGGACCTCGATGCAGAGGTCTAAccattctttgatttcaatcgATGCAGACCGCGGAACAAGAGTCTGTTAAAAGAatagataaaattaaaaatcatacacAACCAAAAGACATCCAGGAAAGCTCaaacaagagaaaaacaagctGAAAGGCGAAAAAAAAAGACAGAAACCCACAAATTTTCTTCACTTAAATCCTAAGAAAATTGCATAATTCATCATTCAAAAAAGCTTTATTTTTCTGGTGAGGTCATAACTTCATCAAataagcttaaaaaaaaaaggaatgaatCAAAAGTATTCCCTGAGAAGTATGATCATTCCCAGTATGATCATTCCCTCACTAGATCCATTAACCAAGCTGCAAGACAGACCCCGTAAACGCTTCGATAGattaaagagaaaaggaaatCACTTAAACCAAGAATCAACTGGGAAGaacaaacccagaaaaaaaaaaaaaaaaaaaggaagacaGAACAATTAAGATTTGCAGAAATTAAGAGACAGAAAGCAGATGCATTTACATATAAACTAAAGATTTGGATCACTTCCCACacccaaaaaaaccaaaaaattaaatcaCTTTCAAGTACCCAAATGAACTAATAACAAAAGGGCACGCATATTTATACTAAAATTTCAGTGTGTAAAAAAAAAGACCCAGAAGGACAAAGCGAGCAAAACCCATTTGAGATCAATCCACCGATAGCAAAAACAGTGGTTACCCATTGTGCAGAAGGAGCCAAATGTAGCAGAAGTGAGAGAAGTAGTTGCAGAAAAAACAGTACCTTTTTAATTAGGGAAAGAGAAGAGGGCAATGGATAaagagaaagaaacagaaaagaagagcCAATGAATTGTTGGAAGGAAATCAGTATGAGTCCATGGACTCGCTCGGTCTGTTTATTGCCACAAACACTTGTGCTGCTCTGACTCCGATTTCATCCCTCACTTGGGTCGGTCTCTCCCTCTTCGCTCAAATGCTTAGCTGACAGAAAAAGaggagagtagagagagagtagagagagagggagggagaggatTTTATACCGATCCAATCACGACAGAGCTCGTGAAAACTGAATACTATGTAATATGAAAGAGAAAATACAGAACTATAGAgagagtataaatatatatataaatattgatTGTATATAGTTAAGAAATTGTTTTAATATATGCAGAAAGAACACGCTATGTGTTACCATGCAGGAGAGGAAGTGCACCGCTGCTGTAAATTCTTAATTCACACTTTTTCGGAGTCACAAATGTGATATCAAATGCCCCAAATTCTTCCCAATTTGGCATTCAAATTATTTTGGTCGCCAGTAGAGCCACATGGTCTTCCACGAAAGAGACCTCCTTCCGACTAGTTTTGATCTATGCGAGTTGGTATCACTACTCACACTCACTAGTCTTTATCTCACGACTATAGAGATGTTTGGTGAATTTGGTATTCTGAAatttcaaccttttttttttatgttttttgtacAAGTGAAATTTCGAGAAAGAAAATTCGTTATAAGATTTCAAAAACCTTGTGAATGTTGTTAATTACTTATTAAGCGTACCCCCTAATGAGTTTTTAGTATATAATATCCACTCAATTAACTATATTTATGTCATTTGAACTTTTTGACGAGATAGTCGTTTGTTTTCTTAAATAGACGGTCTTCTTTTGCCGTCACAAAGAATGTCTCGTTGCTTTATTATCACCTTATAACAACTTTAATGTAAAGATGTGAAATTGAGGATGTAAACAGACATTACAACTCCAGTGACATCTTTATTAGAATATTTCAAGAAGTAAAATTGGTTTGCTGTGAGTGTGAAAATGTAATGTTAAAGtatattttcattttgaaaAGCAAAAATTCATGTCTACtatacaatttaaaatttgGCTACAATACTTACATGTATTTAGTATATTTAACTTCATTTAATATAGTAAAAGAACAATTTAAAACAGAATCATGTTTGAGTTAACTTTTAAATCGTTGAaccatttttaaatataattttacatTCTGAATCTTGGTAAAAACCTGTTATTTTAAACCAAAAACTCGTATTTTGTGTAATATTAAGGAATGAATCTCTAaacctataaaaaaaataaaaaaaaaaactagatttaatccttaaataagatgaaattTAGATTAATTCTCCATACAAGATAAAAATTTGAGTTTAGTCCATTGGTTCTATTTAAATGCCAACATTAATAATTcatgtgatttttatttttggtaatttcatgatttttctttttctaagtttatactaattcattataataTTTTAGTACAGATATTTAAGTATTAATTCATTATAAATATATTTCGGTGCAAATATTTAGGTACtcaaattcattataatacagtTAGGTACAGACATTTCGATTCATTATATTATAATTCTGTACAAATATTACGGTACAGAGATTTTGGTACAAACATAGTTCGGTACAAACATTGAGGTACActaattcattataatatattttggtataCAGATTTCGGtataaaaagttaatttaacatatttCGATACAGTCATTTTCGTACACTTATatgtttacatattttttttttcttatgtgtCACTAATGTCTTTCAATGTTTTATCATTTaagtttatttataattagaaGAACTAAAATGTGCATATTACTAGAATCAAAACTTTTATAATGTGgagatattaaataaaaatacacattaaataacaaacaaaaaaaagaatataaattttaatagaAATACACTTCAAGGGATtaaaatcaatatgtaatctaacaagtttttcttctttttttctttttttttttaatttcaattttttttttaatttcaatttttttttaaggactAATGTTCAAAAACTCTTACAAAAATTCTCTCCCCTATATTACTTTAACCCTTATCTACAATAAGGGGTGGGAGAGTAAGCTAAAccttacaatgagctagcaataatatagttcaacttagcttttgttgaaaattgaacttaaaacctcttacttataagttataagtgaagaagaatatcactacaTCGTAATTCTAAATCCCCTTTTACTTGGAAactaaaaccttttttttttctctctttataaCAAGAAAAATTCTCTTTAAGGGTATGAGAGAATGGGCTTTCTGGGATGAGCCCCACTCAATCTTCcaaagaattaaatttaaacctatGATTGAAAAAAGCAACTGGGGAATTTAGTTGCTGACTTCCTTTGTGTCTGTGTGTCTATCTATGTGCAAAGGTAGATCTGAGGAGGAGACATTGTTTTTATGGATCTACCAAAATATAAACTTTGACTTGCGGCTTATTTGCCGGACTCTTAGGCTTGGTTACCCATTCTATATTTTTGTACTAAACAATCTTATAATTTACCCTCCCCACT encodes the following:
- the LOC137718795 gene encoding protein WHAT'S THIS FACTOR 1 homolog, chloroplastic-like, with translation MAFWRLLISKTPNPKPSPPLPNTNHSPPSLLPLLLLRQTSPFSTSFLITKTPKKFRKKRKKDESPRTKLVQTQPNLIPHFEHIVERDAYFRFLTKSKDFLSKQPHRVLRLDDAGKLYRELGFPRGRKVARSLQRHPLIFQTYRHDDNKMWIGFTDLMEALLEEERVIMDSMESDRVNKVRKLLMISTNKRIPLSKIYHCRSIFGIPEDFRDRVSKYPNFFRIVVEEDGKRVLELVNWDPLMAVSALEREFMVDEEGVKRAFRFPVKHGKDLGLEIEDERKLNMLNSLPLVSPYSDGSRLDLWTLEAEKYRLGVLHEFLSLTLEKRASIHHVVEFKEEFSLSKHTYQMLLKQPRKFYLAGTEMNWVVFLKDAYDRDRVLIEKDPQVLFNEKLYKNADMKEREQGFVDQWR
- the LOC137718793 gene encoding probable pectin methyltransferase QUA2, with amino-acid sequence MVRPLHRGPSGPRMSGSSKDFFDSQMKDKTDKEDLDRRASSDNNSFAFKFPIRVLFPDNSPSKHGNTENGFTSDPFMAGTPRSRHKLALLLLKLSLVLIVILALSGSFWWTLAISTTSRGHIYHGYRRLQQQLVSDLWHIGELSLGSSRLRDLEFCPQENENNVPCFNVSENLALGLADGNEYDRHCENGMRQNCLVLPPVNYKIPLRWPTGRDVIWVGNVKITAQEVLSSGSLTKRMMMLEEEQISFRSASLMFDGVEDYSHQIAEMIGLRNESSFIQAGVRTILDIGCGYGSFGAHLFSSQILTMCIANYEASGSQVQLTLERGLPAMIGSFILKQLPYPSLSFDMLHCAWCGIDWDQQDGILLIEVDRVLKPGGYFVWTSPITNAETFRRNKVNQKRWNLVRDFAENLCWEMLSQQDETVVWKKTSKRNCYSSRKPGSGPSICSKGHDVESPYYRPLQACISGTQSRRWIPIEERKTWPSRANPNKSELAIYGLHPEELTEDAETWKMAVRNYWSLLSPLIFSDHPKRPGDEDPSPPYNMLRNVLDMNAHFGGFNSALLEAGKSAWVMNVVPTNGPNYLPLILDRGFVGVLHDWCEPFPTYPRTYDMVHAAGLLSLESDHQRRCTILDLFTEIDRLLRPEGWVIFHDNTALIESARALTTGLKWEARVVEIESNSGEKLLICQKPFFKKQAN